A stretch of Natronococcus sp. CG52 DNA encodes these proteins:
- a CDS encoding Lrp/AsnC family transcriptional regulator, which translates to MELDEVDRKILKILQADGRTALSEIARRLDMGSATIHERANRLESEGYIREYRAVLDPELLGINHVAFVRVSTEPGRFSEVAERLVEESEIQEIHEITGDADLQLKVRVSERDELTDLLRQIGSYEGVIETSTDVALRNVKEEHALDLNDDR; encoded by the coding sequence ATGGAGCTCGACGAGGTAGACCGGAAGATCCTGAAAATTCTACAGGCCGACGGACGGACGGCGCTCTCCGAGATCGCCCGACGTCTCGACATGGGATCGGCGACGATCCACGAACGCGCGAATCGACTGGAGTCGGAGGGATACATCCGGGAGTATCGGGCGGTGCTCGATCCCGAACTGCTCGGGATAAATCACGTCGCGTTCGTTCGCGTCAGTACGGAGCCGGGACGATTCTCGGAAGTCGCGGAGCGGCTCGTCGAGGAGTCCGAGATCCAGGAGATTCACGAGATCACCGGCGACGCCGACCTGCAGTTGAAAGTGCGGGTCAGCGAGCGAGACGAACTCACCGACCTGCTCCGACAGATCGGGAGCTACGAGGGCGTCATCGAGACGTCGACGGACGTCGCACTCCGGAACGTCAAAGAAGAACACGCGCTGGACTTGAACGACGACCGATGA
- a CDS encoding ABC transporter permease: MGTEHSIDRGESTAVHRAVRAVRRNRWTGLIVNITPSAFWLIVFFLIPLGVMFYYSFGQRGAFGEVLLGAEHLGLQQYELFFVPPDASVPEAIWWTVAWIIEGLTPVELGLAAGEPTPYVQLTIKSIGYGLLATLVSLAIGYPVAYYIAHVAPARYQNLLLILVILPFWASFLVRVYAIQILLSRNSILTTALGILPFYETGQSLMNTQFAVLLGLTYIWIPFMILPVYASIEQIDFTLQEAAMDLGADRFEAFRRVIFPLSMPGVVAGSILVFIPTAGAFVIPELLGGPRSQMIGNFIANQFGAAGNWPLGAAASFVLMGIMLAAIGIYQRYGESDLA, from the coding sequence ATGGGAACTGAGCACAGTATCGATCGCGGCGAGTCGACGGCGGTCCACCGGGCAGTTCGGGCGGTTCGCCGGAATCGGTGGACTGGACTCATCGTGAATATCACGCCGAGCGCGTTCTGGTTGATCGTCTTCTTCCTGATCCCGCTGGGCGTGATGTTCTACTACAGTTTCGGCCAGCGCGGCGCGTTCGGAGAAGTTCTGCTGGGTGCGGAACATCTGGGACTCCAGCAGTACGAACTCTTCTTCGTGCCGCCGGACGCGTCGGTCCCGGAAGCGATCTGGTGGACGGTTGCCTGGATCATCGAGGGATTGACGCCGGTCGAACTCGGACTCGCGGCCGGCGAGCCGACGCCGTACGTCCAGCTGACGATCAAGAGCATCGGTTACGGGCTCCTCGCCACCCTCGTCTCGCTCGCCATCGGGTATCCGGTGGCGTACTACATCGCCCACGTAGCGCCCGCCCGGTACCAGAACCTGCTGTTGATCCTCGTGATTCTGCCGTTCTGGGCCTCGTTCCTCGTTCGCGTCTACGCGATACAGATCCTGCTGTCGCGAAACAGCATCCTCACGACCGCGCTCGGGATCCTGCCGTTTTACGAGACCGGACAGTCGTTGATGAACACCCAGTTCGCGGTGTTGCTAGGATTGACCTACATCTGGATTCCGTTCATGATCCTGCCCGTCTACGCCAGCATCGAACAGATCGACTTCACCCTCCAGGAGGCGGCGATGGACCTCGGCGCCGACCGGTTCGAGGCGTTTCGGCGCGTGATCTTTCCGTTGTCGATGCCCGGCGTCGTCGCCGGGAGTATTCTCGTCTTCATCCCGACGGCCGGAGCGTTCGTCATCCCGGAACTGCTCGGGGGGCCCCGCAGCCAGATGATCGGGAACTTCATCGCCAACCAGTTCGGTGCCGCCGGAAACTGGCCGCTCGGAGCCGCCGCGTCGTTCGTTCTCATGGGAATCATGCTCGCCGCGATCGGAATCTACCAGCGGTACGGGGAGAGTGATCTGGCATGA
- a CDS encoding ABC transporter permease, whose product MSLADDPSLWQRVRRVRSRIFEHGTVVLAFQALLVYLFLYVPIAVVIALSFNDSRYAVVWQGFTTEWYEALLTGETVARVNPAAAFQSLVYSIEIAIVTVLVSTVFGTMLAFALDRYEFPGKGLFIGLVYMPIIIPSIVMGISLLLFFNIIGMSLGIGTAMIAHIAFGISFVAVVVAARLQTFDRTLEEAAKDLGANELETFRYVTFPLIKPGIIAGALLAFAMSFDDFVVTFFVIGRENTLPIFFFAMVRQGISPGVNVIASLIIVATLLLVALAQWIEGPIW is encoded by the coding sequence ATGAGTCTCGCCGACGACCCCTCGCTCTGGCAACGCGTGCGCCGGGTTCGATCCCGGATCTTCGAACACGGCACCGTGGTGCTCGCCTTCCAGGCGCTGCTCGTCTACCTGTTCCTGTACGTTCCGATCGCCGTCGTCATCGCGCTCTCGTTCAACGACTCGCGGTACGCCGTCGTCTGGCAAGGGTTCACGACGGAGTGGTACGAAGCCTTGCTCACCGGCGAGACCGTCGCCAGAGTGAATCCCGCCGCAGCGTTTCAGTCGCTCGTGTACTCTATCGAGATCGCCATCGTCACCGTACTGGTGAGCACTGTCTTCGGAACGATGCTGGCGTTCGCACTGGATCGGTACGAGTTCCCGGGTAAGGGGCTGTTCATCGGACTCGTCTATATGCCGATCATCATTCCGAGTATCGTGATGGGGATCTCGCTGCTGTTGTTCTTCAACATTATCGGAATGAGCCTCGGCATCGGGACCGCAATGATCGCACACATCGCGTTCGGCATCAGCTTCGTCGCGGTCGTGGTCGCCGCCAGGCTCCAGACGTTCGATCGAACGCTCGAGGAGGCGGCGAAGGACCTCGGCGCGAACGAACTGGAGACGTTCCGGTACGTCACCTTCCCCCTGATCAAACCCGGCATAATCGCCGGTGCACTGCTCGCGTTCGCGATGAGCTTCGACGACTTCGTCGTGACGTTTTTCGTCATCGGACGGGAGAACACGCTTCCAATTTTCTTCTTCGCGATGGTCAGACAGGGCATCTCACCGGGTGTCAACGTCATCGCGTCGCTCATTATCGTCGCGACGCTCCTTCTCGTCGCGCTCGCGCAGTGGATCGAGGGCCCGATATGGTAA
- a CDS encoding polyamine ABC transporter substrate-binding protein — protein MKSTGALATVGLTGLAGCLGGDDDETGGTDVDTDELEDSLSVFQWGDYWPDGFVQSFEDEHDVDVSVSNFASNEEMFNSLQAGGTDQYDLIFPSDYMVNVLHEQDMIQPLDLDAIPNFENLSEMFRDAPYDPGEERHSAPYQWGTSGIGWNENMIGEVDITSWDALWDEEWAGQITMLNDMRETIGAALKRLGYSLNTTDEGEIEEAKELLIEQKDLLRTYDSSNFETNLVNEQNSPVHAWSGGVFAALWETYDEDEDYSPINYAIPEEGSVVWVDTAAVTAEAQHPNAAHAFIDYFLDAENGAEITNYTYYGSPNEAAEEHIADEILEDEAIYPDDETMENLEFIENIGEATQTYDQAWTEIQNA, from the coding sequence TTGAAATCTACCGGAGCACTCGCGACGGTCGGACTCACCGGTCTCGCCGGCTGCCTCGGGGGCGACGACGACGAAACGGGCGGTACCGACGTCGATACCGACGAACTCGAGGACAGTCTGAGCGTCTTTCAGTGGGGGGACTACTGGCCCGACGGCTTCGTCCAGTCGTTCGAGGACGAACACGACGTCGACGTCAGCGTTTCGAACTTCGCGTCGAACGAGGAGATGTTCAACAGCCTGCAAGCGGGTGGCACCGACCAGTACGACCTCATTTTCCCGAGCGACTACATGGTCAACGTCCTCCACGAACAGGACATGATCCAGCCGCTCGACCTCGACGCGATTCCGAACTTCGAGAACCTCTCGGAGATGTTCCGGGACGCGCCGTACGATCCGGGGGAAGAGCGACACTCCGCACCGTACCAGTGGGGGACCTCCGGTATCGGCTGGAACGAGAACATGATCGGCGAGGTCGACATTACCTCCTGGGACGCCCTCTGGGACGAGGAGTGGGCTGGCCAGATCACGATGCTCAACGATATGCGCGAGACGATCGGCGCTGCGCTCAAGCGACTGGGGTACTCGTTGAACACGACCGACGAGGGGGAGATCGAGGAGGCCAAAGAGCTCCTCATCGAGCAGAAAGACCTCCTTCGGACGTACGACTCGAGCAACTTCGAGACGAACCTGGTCAACGAGCAGAACAGTCCCGTCCACGCCTGGTCCGGCGGCGTCTTCGCCGCACTCTGGGAGACGTACGACGAGGACGAGGACTACTCTCCGATCAACTACGCCATCCCCGAAGAGGGAAGCGTCGTCTGGGTCGACACGGCTGCCGTCACGGCAGAGGCTCAGCACCCGAACGCCGCCCACGCGTTCATCGACTACTTCCTCGACGCCGAGAACGGCGCCGAGATCACCAACTACACCTACTACGGAAGCCCGAACGAGGCCGCCGAGGAACACATCGCCGACGAGATCCTCGAGGACGAAGCGATCTACCCGGACGACGAGACGATGGAGAACCTCGAGTTCATCGAGAACATCGGCGAGGCGACGCAAACGTACGACCAGGCGTGGACCGAAATCCAAAACGCGTGA